In the genome of SAR202 cluster bacterium, the window ACACCCCGATAAGAAGGGGAGAGTGACAGTAGCTGGCGATCCTGTAGATGACCTGTCACCTGGTACACTAAATAGCATATTGAAGCAGGCTGGACTCAAGGGGAAGTAAATAATGAAACGACAATTTTTAGTTGTGATTGAAAAAGCTAATAAAAACTATTCAGCGTATTCGCCGGACCTCCCAGGATGTATC includes:
- a CDS encoding type II toxin-antitoxin system HicA family toxin translates to MKIRDVIRLLERDGWYLVVTKGSHRQYKHPDKKGRVTVAGDPVDDLSPGTLNSILKQAGLKGK